One part of the Ochrobactrum quorumnocens genome encodes these proteins:
- a CDS encoding esterase-like activity of phytase family protein, translating into MRLGYLLASIATIAMTSSVMAEETFNAKLAGHAYLPALTLITPPADAPRDAWVSGKFTGKTRNDKPMSVMGDVGKAYGSHTTGISLPFIGQPVQGMSGFAMNRAADGSIFTLTDNGFGTKANSPDALLFFHRMKPDFETGKVERVESVFLHDPDKKVPFRIAYEGTDGRYLTGADFDPESIQYLNDEIWIGDEFGPYIIRAALDGRVKAVYPTMLDGKQLMGPDTPGVVVPAVAGKDFRVQRSGGYEGMALQPKTNQLWAMLEKPLFDESGKPEGDFLRVITFDTDKGEWTGNSYRFRLAEGATAIGDFNFIDDTRALIIERDNGEGDPSLDCKTDDLSACYPLPAKVKNIVLVDTSKIDADGYIHRIGHINLMDVQDPDNKAILKTAAARDLKGKFTFPFFTIEDVMRVDDTHILVANDNNLPFSGGRQIGEAANNEFILLEVADFLNAK; encoded by the coding sequence ATGCGCCTTGGTTATCTTCTCGCTTCCATTGCTACGATCGCTATGACGTCTTCGGTGATGGCTGAAGAAACATTTAACGCAAAATTGGCAGGGCACGCTTATCTGCCAGCTCTGACGCTGATCACACCGCCTGCCGACGCCCCCCGTGATGCGTGGGTTTCGGGCAAGTTCACCGGCAAGACCCGCAACGACAAGCCAATGAGTGTCATGGGTGATGTTGGCAAAGCCTATGGCAGCCACACCACCGGTATCTCCCTCCCCTTCATCGGCCAGCCTGTGCAGGGCATGTCAGGCTTTGCAATGAACCGCGCGGCCGACGGCAGCATTTTCACACTCACCGACAATGGTTTTGGCACCAAGGCAAACAGCCCCGACGCGCTTTTGTTCTTCCACCGCATGAAGCCAGATTTCGAAACCGGCAAGGTTGAGCGCGTAGAATCAGTATTCCTGCACGACCCCGATAAGAAAGTTCCATTCCGCATCGCCTATGAAGGCACCGATGGTCGCTACCTGACCGGTGCTGATTTTGACCCGGAAAGCATTCAGTATCTCAATGACGAGATCTGGATTGGTGACGAATTCGGTCCTTACATCATTCGCGCTGCTCTCGATGGCCGTGTGAAAGCCGTCTATCCCACCATGCTTGACGGCAAGCAGCTGATGGGCCCGGATACTCCGGGCGTGGTTGTGCCTGCAGTCGCCGGAAAGGATTTCCGTGTCCAGCGTTCGGGCGGCTATGAAGGCATGGCACTGCAGCCAAAGACCAACCAGCTCTGGGCCATGCTCGAAAAGCCACTCTTTGACGAAAGCGGCAAGCCGGAAGGCGATTTCCTGCGTGTGATTACTTTCGACACCGACAAGGGTGAATGGACCGGCAACAGCTACCGTTTCCGCCTCGCTGAAGGCGCGACCGCTATTGGTGACTTCAACTTCATCGACGACACCCGTGCGCTGATCATCGAGCGTGACAATGGTGAAGGCGATCCAAGCCTTGATTGCAAGACCGACGATCTTTCGGCCTGCTATCCGTTGCCTGCCAAGGTCAAGAACATCGTTCTCGTCGATACATCCAAGATCGATGCGGACGGCTATATTCACCGCATCGGCCATATCAATCTGATGGACGTTCAGGACCCGGATAATAAGGCAATCCTGAAGACCGCAGCAGCCCGCGATCTCAAGGGCAAGTTCACCTTCCCGTTCTTCACCATCGAAGACGTAATGCGCGTTGACGACACGCATATCCTGGTCGCCAACGATAACAACCTGCCATTTTCAGGTGGTCGTCAGATCGGCGAAGCTGCGAACAACGAGTTCATTCTGCTCGAAGTCGCAGACTTTTTGAATGCCAAGTAG
- a CDS encoding peptide deformylase, with translation MSVREIVKYPAAGLKAIAAPVTVFDEDLRILAQDLLDTVRAAPGIGITASHIGVLTRVVVLELSGPGSAKTYINPEIIWASNEKTRHQEGSVSMQGVVDDVERHDRIRIRYQDLDGNEHTEESDGLLAVCHQHEIDQLDGIFWIQRLSKLKRDRLIKRYQKLGK, from the coding sequence ATGAGCGTTAGAGAGATCGTCAAATATCCGGCTGCAGGTTTGAAAGCGATTGCAGCACCGGTTACGGTTTTTGATGAAGACCTGCGCATTCTTGCGCAGGACCTGCTCGATACGGTGCGCGCAGCACCTGGGATCGGTATCACTGCCTCCCATATTGGTGTTCTGACACGCGTGGTGGTGCTCGAGCTTTCAGGCCCCGGCAGCGCCAAGACCTACATTAATCCTGAAATTATTTGGGCTTCCAATGAGAAAACCCGCCATCAGGAAGGCAGCGTTTCCATGCAGGGTGTCGTTGACGATGTGGAAAGACATGACCGCATCCGTATTCGCTATCAGGACTTGGACGGCAATGAGCACACGGAAGAATCCGACGGTTTGCTTGCGGTCTGTCATCAACACGAGATTGATCAGCTCGACGGAATTTTTTGGATACAGCGTCTGTCAAAGCTCAAGCGCGACCGTCTCATCAAGCGTTATCAGAAGCTCGGGAAGTAA
- a CDS encoding AAA family ATPase codes for MHIAVTGTHGSGKTTFIDDFTAVHRGYESVPEPYWLLEQQGVPFANGTTTADLEKQLAESCKLILGHAGGRDVIFDRCPLDFLAYLEVVSAGEGFEWLPSGRELANVSKALAMLDAVVFVPLSSPDEIPVEIELPRLRSRVDRRLKTMLREDDLGLLHNGPRILEVVGSRAQRVVMAGALFGPT; via the coding sequence ATGCATATTGCAGTGACGGGGACGCATGGTAGTGGCAAGACGACATTTATCGACGACTTCACAGCCGTTCATCGCGGTTATGAAAGCGTGCCCGAGCCCTATTGGCTTCTTGAGCAGCAAGGCGTCCCATTTGCCAATGGAACTACGACAGCTGATCTTGAAAAACAGCTTGCCGAAAGCTGTAAGCTGATCTTGGGTCATGCTGGTGGCCGGGACGTGATCTTCGACCGCTGTCCACTCGACTTTCTCGCCTATCTGGAGGTGGTTAGCGCTGGTGAGGGCTTTGAGTGGCTTCCGAGTGGCCGTGAACTGGCCAATGTCAGCAAAGCGCTCGCCATGCTCGATGCTGTAGTTTTTGTCCCGCTCTCATCTCCTGATGAGATCCCGGTCGAAATCGAACTTCCTCGATTGCGGAGTCGCGTGGACAGGCGCCTCAAGACCATGCTGCGCGAAGATGATCTGGGGCTATTGCACAACGGGCCACGTATTCTCGAGGTGGTGGGATCCCGGGCCCAACGCGTGGTGATGGCAGGAGCGCTTTTTGGACCGACATAG